In a genomic window of Streptomyces pristinaespiralis:
- a CDS encoding TetR/AcrR family transcriptional regulator has translation MAYRKTPAVQSRLDAAREHLVERATSVVAESGWANASVTAVAAAAGMSVGSVYQHFPSKSALAVEVFRRASGREVEVLGEVLRDAGGDPVERLAHGVRVFAHRAMERRGLAHALLAAPAEQAVARERLEFRRRYRDVFAEVIREGIAGGQLPPQDPDVTAAALTGAIGEVLVDPLAGPAAGDAAEHLVAELVAMSLRCAGARTAG, from the coding sequence ATGGCCTACCGCAAGACACCCGCCGTGCAGAGCCGACTGGACGCCGCCAGGGAACACCTCGTGGAGCGGGCGACCTCCGTCGTCGCCGAATCCGGCTGGGCCAACGCGTCCGTCACCGCGGTCGCCGCCGCGGCCGGCATGTCCGTCGGGTCCGTCTACCAGCACTTCCCCTCCAAGAGCGCGCTGGCCGTCGAGGTCTTCCGGCGCGCCTCCGGGCGCGAGGTCGAGGTGCTCGGGGAAGTCCTCAGGGACGCCGGCGGAGACCCCGTGGAACGGCTCGCCCACGGCGTGCGCGTCTTCGCCCACCGCGCCATGGAGCGACGCGGCCTCGCCCACGCCCTCCTCGCCGCCCCCGCGGAACAGGCCGTGGCCCGTGAACGTCTGGAGTTCCGCCGTCGCTACCGCGACGTGTTCGCCGAGGTGATCCGCGAGGGCATCGCCGGCGGACAACTGCCGCCCCAGGACCCCGACGTCACCGCCGCGGCCCTGACCGGCGCGATCGGTGAGGTGCTGGTCGACCCGCTGGCCGGTCCCGCCGCCGGCGACGCCGCCGAGCACCTGGTCGCCGAACTGGTGGCGATGTCCCTGCGCTGCGCCGGCGCCCGGACCGCCGGCTGA
- a CDS encoding winged helix-turn-helix transcriptional regulator, which translates to MTRRDAYVCGIDAAIDVVGGKWKVLVLWALESGPCRFGELRRGIPGVSEKVLTSHLRELESDGIIVREEDCEGAVRRVSYALTPLGVSLNEALGPLGAWGRKHLLGDRSSHEETSAAGTGPASPAEMSASA; encoded by the coding sequence ATGACCAGGCGTGACGCGTATGTGTGCGGCATCGACGCGGCGATCGACGTGGTCGGCGGCAAGTGGAAGGTCCTCGTCCTGTGGGCGCTCGAGTCCGGTCCCTGCCGGTTCGGTGAGCTCCGGCGCGGCATCCCCGGCGTCAGCGAGAAGGTTCTCACCTCCCATCTGCGGGAGTTGGAGTCCGACGGCATCATCGTCCGGGAAGAGGACTGTGAGGGAGCGGTCCGCCGCGTCTCCTACGCGCTCACGCCGCTGGGCGTCTCCCTCAACGAGGCGCTCGGCCCCCTCGGTGCCTGGGGCAGGAAGCACCTGCTCGGTGACCGGAGTTCACACGAGGAAACGTCCGCCGCGGGCACCGGGCCGGCGTCACCGGCCGAGATGTCCGCCTCCGCGTGA